The following are encoded in a window of Actinomyces oris genomic DNA:
- a CDS encoding glycosyltransferase family 2 protein, protein MSHVRIFGLSMKKISVVIPSYNEEKSVRLMYDRLNSVFRTHLPQYDYEIIFVDDYSTDGTRGAIRALAGEDKRVKAVFNARNFGFHRNVFSALTYGSGDATFMLFGDLQDPPENLPEFVARWEAGAKVVIGQRRSSDEGFIMTGCRHLYYKLIDWFADTPQIARFTGYGLYDVEFIDVLRQIGDIQPYFKTVVAEYGIGLEIVQYDQAQSSRGKSNFNFLRNYDFAMQGITSSTKLLMRMATFVATFVGIICLGLATFVLVKKLIDWNAYPVGEASRTVGLFFLGSIQLFFIGILGEYILSINGRVVSKPRVVIGERLNFGPSEGPSSFGLSRGVTRSSGSAAEDVSRSEPAGPSSQTGPSVQERPGGNAS, encoded by the coding sequence ATGAGTCACGTGAGGATCTTTGGCCTGTCCATGAAGAAGATCAGCGTCGTCATCCCCAGTTACAATGAGGAAAAAAGCGTCAGGTTGATGTATGACCGACTGAACTCGGTATTTCGCACGCATCTTCCTCAGTACGACTACGAGATCATCTTCGTCGATGACTACTCGACGGACGGCACCCGCGGCGCGATCCGCGCCCTGGCGGGTGAGGACAAGCGGGTGAAGGCCGTCTTCAACGCCCGTAACTTCGGTTTTCATCGGAATGTCTTCTCGGCGCTCACCTACGGCTCGGGGGACGCGACCTTCATGCTCTTCGGCGACCTTCAGGATCCCCCTGAGAACCTCCCGGAGTTCGTGGCCCGTTGGGAAGCGGGGGCCAAGGTCGTCATCGGGCAGAGAAGATCCTCTGACGAGGGCTTCATCATGACGGGATGCCGTCACCTCTACTACAAGCTCATCGACTGGTTCGCCGACACCCCTCAGATCGCGCGCTTCACCGGGTACGGGCTCTATGACGTCGAGTTCATCGATGTTCTGCGGCAGATCGGTGATATTCAGCCCTATTTCAAGACGGTGGTCGCCGAGTACGGAATCGGGCTCGAGATCGTCCAGTACGATCAGGCCCAGTCCTCCCGGGGGAAGTCGAACTTCAACTTCCTGCGCAACTATGACTTCGCCATGCAGGGGATCACCAGCTCCACCAAGTTGCTGATGCGCATGGCCACCTTCGTGGCCACCTTCGTCGGCATCATCTGCCTGGGTCTGGCCACCTTCGTCCTGGTCAAGAAGCTCATCGACTGGAACGCCTATCCGGTGGGTGAGGCCTCGCGTACCGTGGGCCTGTTCTTCCTCGGCTCCATTCAGCTGTTCTTCATCGGAATCCTGGGTGAGTACATTCTCAGCATCAACGGGCGCGTTGTCAGCAAGCCCCGCGTGGTCATCGGTGAGCGCCTCAACTTCGGGCCCTCCGAGGGGCCGTCGAGCTTCGGGCTCAGTCGTGGCGTGACACGCTCGAGCGGAAGCGCTGCGGAGGATGTGAGCCGCAGCGAGCCGGCCGGCCCGTCGTCGCAGACGGGGCCCTCCGTGCAGGAACGTCCCGGCGGGAACGCCTCTTGA
- a CDS encoding GtrA family protein, with protein sequence MSAYQEKLRPLLAQFGRFLVVGGISFSVDFGLFTVLYGLGVPHLIASATSFSTSVVLNYILSRRYVFEAQENVSVLKEFTLYVLLNVVALGLNTLILYVCADLAGMSPFLGKILATAIVLIYNFISRKALLERLGASGGATAVHHSDEQAGSRVR encoded by the coding sequence TTGAGCGCCTACCAGGAGAAGCTGCGTCCACTCCTGGCGCAGTTCGGGCGCTTCCTCGTCGTCGGCGGCATCTCCTTCAGCGTTGACTTCGGCCTCTTCACGGTGCTGTACGGGTTGGGCGTGCCCCACCTCATCGCCAGTGCGACATCCTTCTCCACCTCGGTGGTGCTCAACTACATCCTCTCCAGGCGCTACGTCTTCGAGGCCCAGGAGAATGTCAGTGTCCTCAAGGAGTTCACGCTGTATGTTCTGCTCAACGTCGTCGCACTGGGCCTGAACACACTCATCCTCTACGTCTGCGCCGACCTCGCCGGCATGAGCCCCTTCCTGGGGAAGATCCTCGCCACGGCGATCGTGCTCATCTACAACTTCATCTCCCGCAAAGCCCTCCTGGAGCGCCTTGGCGCCTCCGGCGGGGCGACCGCTGTCCACCACTCCGATGAACAGGCAGGCTCCCGTGTCCGGTAA
- a CDS encoding membrane protein, whose product MSGKSAKNSTDQVKNNDAEKADHDSTPQTLSAAGLTARMRALTDAMSDQGRRLVERVVDSRLGSWWSSTERPGLVDWALLGVILLGAYAFFLYGDVRATFEHSFNFLDSVFQGRVGDFYQIAIEHTSTGHPAVYDIPLYLLFGLWNLPTYIIYRITGFHYLLSTPAQLWLKTMMVLAALLAAKVLVDIARDLGVGRQRSKWVAFFFLSSMTLFVPVFVIVQYDIIMIVFILLGLRAYLRGRLGRFLLWFAIANTFKLFAIFIFVPLLLLREKRLRVVALQFGVGLIGLVACRAIYHGNVAYKASTGGFMSSMLQRLTAVGVPWQSSMIPIFVVFMVGIVIFAYLRRPQGTKALAADAVYICMAIYLVFATIVPLNPYWAVMVSPFAVLIIFLNPRHVLLNSALETGVGTALFLLYAFTGYSMYNRSILDQLLLPHLVAPTAQPRYETPAHFLEAMGVTRQGAFIVGFMIACALAILVVNFPRAAMVESLGQGERIPRSVAWVRLLMPAGFSALVLIPYFVPAVPVVYSASTDAPRAGSANILEDGASIAETITLPSTVEASSLNIAFLAEEVQWLDSSVVSVEVTDASGARVFRTEAPANSLHDGLHSFPADGLVLRGGEKYTVTITSRMTEGGYARVMINPAVDQFPTTENGTTVHGDLLMTIAGRTK is encoded by the coding sequence GTGTCCGGTAAGTCCGCGAAGAACAGTACGGATCAGGTCAAGAACAACGACGCCGAGAAAGCCGATCACGACTCCACGCCGCAGACCCTCTCCGCCGCCGGCCTCACCGCACGGATGCGCGCGCTCACCGACGCGATGAGCGATCAGGGACGCCGGCTGGTCGAGCGCGTGGTGGACAGCCGCCTGGGCTCCTGGTGGAGCAGTACCGAGCGCCCCGGCCTCGTGGACTGGGCATTGCTGGGCGTCATCCTGCTCGGCGCCTACGCCTTCTTCCTCTACGGGGACGTGCGAGCCACCTTCGAGCACTCCTTCAACTTCCTGGACTCGGTGTTCCAGGGGCGGGTGGGAGACTTCTACCAGATCGCGATCGAGCACACCTCGACCGGTCACCCCGCGGTCTACGACATTCCGCTCTACCTGCTCTTCGGACTGTGGAACCTGCCGACGTACATCATCTACCGGATCACCGGCTTCCACTACCTGCTGTCAACGCCGGCGCAGCTGTGGCTCAAGACCATGATGGTGCTCGCCGCACTCCTGGCTGCCAAGGTGCTGGTGGACATCGCACGCGATCTGGGAGTCGGCCGGCAGCGCAGCAAGTGGGTCGCCTTCTTCTTCCTGTCCTCGATGACGCTGTTCGTCCCAGTCTTCGTCATCGTCCAGTACGACATCATCATGATCGTCTTCATCCTGCTGGGGCTGCGCGCCTACCTGCGCGGCCGGCTGGGCAGGTTCCTGCTGTGGTTCGCGATCGCCAACACCTTCAAGCTCTTCGCCATCTTCATCTTCGTGCCGCTCCTGCTGCTGCGGGAGAAGCGACTGCGTGTGGTGGCCCTTCAGTTCGGCGTCGGACTCATTGGCCTGGTGGCTTGCCGGGCCATTTACCACGGCAACGTGGCCTACAAGGCGTCCACCGGCGGGTTCATGAGCAGTATGCTTCAGAGGCTCACGGCCGTGGGGGTGCCGTGGCAGAGCAGCATGATTCCGATCTTCGTGGTGTTCATGGTCGGGATCGTCATCTTCGCCTACCTGCGCCGCCCTCAGGGGACGAAGGCCTTGGCGGCCGACGCGGTCTACATCTGCATGGCCATCTACCTCGTCTTCGCCACGATCGTCCCGCTCAACCCCTACTGGGCCGTCATGGTCTCACCTTTCGCGGTGCTCATCATCTTCCTCAACCCGCGCCACGTGCTGCTCAACTCGGCTCTTGAGACGGGCGTGGGAACCGCCTTGTTCCTCCTGTACGCCTTCACCGGCTACTCCATGTACAACCGGTCGATCCTCGATCAGCTGCTCCTGCCGCACCTGGTCGCCCCGACGGCGCAGCCCCGGTACGAGACCCCAGCACATTTCCTCGAGGCCATGGGGGTCACTCGGCAGGGGGCCTTCATCGTCGGCTTCATGATTGCTTGTGCCCTGGCGATCCTGGTCGTCAACTTCCCGCGTGCCGCGATGGTGGAGAGCCTGGGCCAGGGGGAGCGCATCCCGCGCTCGGTGGCCTGGGTGCGTCTTCTCATGCCGGCAGGCTTCAGTGCGCTCGTGCTGATCCCCTACTTCGTACCCGCCGTTCCAGTGGTGTACTCGGCCTCCACTGACGCCCCCCGGGCGGGGAGTGCCAACATTCTCGAGGACGGGGCCAGCATCGCTGAGACGATCACCCTGCCGTCCACCGTGGAGGCCAGCTCCCTCAACATCGCCTTCCTGGCCGAAGAGGTGCAGTGGCTGGACTCCTCAGTGGTCAGCGTCGAGGTCACAGATGCCTCGGGTGCCCGGGTCTTCAGAACCGAGGCCCCGGCGAACTCCCTCCACGACGGCCTGCACAGCTTCCCCGCCGACGGGCTCGTCCTGCGCGGTGGAGAGAAGTACACCGTAACGATCACCAGCAGGATGACCGAGGGCGGATATGCCCGCGTCATGATCAACCCCGCAGTGGACCAGTTCCCGACCACGGAGAACGGGACCACCGTCCACGGTGACCTCCTCATGACCATTGCCGGCAGAACCAAGTGA
- a CDS encoding NAD-dependent epimerase/dehydratase family protein gives MAKTVLVTGAGGYIGRHVVTALLERGLDVKALDLRLDGVDERAEKVSLDLFSGDADIYDQMGRPDVVLHMAWRDGFKHASPAHMDDLAKHVHLIENLYAGGLKHLAVMGTMHEVGYWEGAIDENSPCNPASLYGIAKNALRETTFLSAKAHDAVAQWIRAYYIVGDDKFGNSIFSKLLAAAEEGRTTFPFTTGKNRYDFISVNELARQIAAIVDQTEVNGVINACTGEPMSLAERVEAYIRDNNLNISLEYGAFPDRPYDSPGVWGDPTKIRRILASSAS, from the coding sequence ATGGCAAAGACAGTTCTCGTCACTGGAGCCGGCGGCTACATCGGTCGCCACGTCGTCACTGCTCTCCTGGAGCGCGGCCTGGATGTCAAGGCCCTCGACCTGCGACTCGACGGCGTCGACGAGCGGGCGGAGAAGGTCTCCCTGGACCTGTTCTCCGGGGACGCCGACATCTACGACCAGATGGGGCGCCCCGACGTCGTCCTGCACATGGCCTGGCGCGACGGCTTCAAGCACGCCTCGCCGGCCCATATGGACGACCTGGCCAAGCATGTCCACCTCATCGAGAACCTCTACGCGGGCGGCCTCAAGCACCTCGCTGTCATGGGAACGATGCATGAGGTCGGCTACTGGGAGGGGGCCATCGACGAGAACTCGCCGTGCAACCCCGCCTCGCTCTACGGCATCGCCAAGAACGCGCTGCGGGAGACCACCTTCCTGTCGGCCAAGGCACACGACGCCGTCGCCCAGTGGATCCGCGCCTACTACATCGTGGGTGACGACAAGTTCGGCAACTCGATCTTCTCCAAGCTCCTGGCCGCCGCAGAGGAGGGGCGCACCACCTTCCCCTTCACCACGGGTAAGAACCGCTACGACTTCATCTCCGTGAACGAGCTGGCCAGGCAGATCGCGGCGATCGTGGACCAGACCGAGGTCAACGGCGTCATCAACGCCTGCACCGGCGAGCCCATGAGCCTGGCCGAGCGCGTCGAGGCCTACATCCGGGACAACAACCTGAACATCTCCCTGGAGTACGGGGCCTTCCCTGACCGTCCCTACGACTCGCCGGGCGTGTGGGGCGATCCGACCAAGATCCGCCGTATCCTCGCCTCAAGCGCGAGCTGA
- a CDS encoding rhamnan synthesis F family protein, which yields MATLGEDPKRLGIFFFFDAQGVADSYVEALLADMVKNLSELVIVVNGELTATSYAKLSAFTDNIILRENKGLDAWAYKTALESYGWDRLVEFDEVILFNATIMGPVYPFEEMFTEMAGRDIDFWGITWFHKVPYDPFGHAAEGYLPRHLQSHFHAYRRSLVSSKAFQDYWDNLPQMSSYEDSVGLHEAPFTQRFERLGFTSDVYVNTEDLEGYTFSPVLFAPKRLIEEKRCPIFKRRSFFHDYQDLVRQSVGNTSLELYEYLRDHTDFDTNLIWDNALRSMNMADLVKNLHLTYVLPTQAVVHEPKPQKIALIAHLYYMDLLEPTLAYVKSMPEGTDLILTVGSQEKAELVEEACKDLPYNVTVRLIENRGRDVSALLVGCKDIIHDYDLVCFTHDKKVTQVKPYSVGDGFAIKCFENLLATRDFVKNVIATFDAEPRLGLLAPTPPNHGDYFPVFSMGWGPNFERTKTLLEKELNLSVPIDESRAPIAPLGTMFWFRPAALKPLFDHDWQWEDFPPEPNNIDGTILHAIERAYGYVAQASGYFCGWLFSDSFARIEITSLSHYVQDFTHAVAENGILGYEDDMVNNLRKRGAERKRIKKQVARWVPAPLHRPLVRAYRRARRIGR from the coding sequence ATGGCAACGCTTGGCGAGGACCCGAAGCGACTCGGCATCTTCTTCTTCTTCGACGCTCAAGGGGTCGCGGACTCCTACGTCGAGGCCCTCCTCGCCGACATGGTCAAGAACCTCTCCGAGCTGGTCATTGTCGTCAACGGCGAGCTGACCGCCACGAGCTACGCCAAGCTGAGCGCCTTCACGGACAACATCATTCTGCGTGAGAACAAGGGGCTGGACGCCTGGGCCTACAAGACGGCCCTGGAGAGCTACGGCTGGGACAGGCTCGTCGAGTTCGACGAAGTCATCCTGTTCAACGCCACCATCATGGGGCCGGTGTACCCCTTCGAGGAGATGTTCACCGAGATGGCCGGCCGGGACATCGACTTCTGGGGCATCACCTGGTTCCATAAGGTGCCCTATGACCCCTTCGGGCATGCGGCCGAGGGGTATCTTCCGCGCCACCTCCAGTCCCACTTCCATGCCTACCGGCGCTCCCTGGTCTCCTCCAAGGCCTTCCAGGACTACTGGGACAACCTTCCTCAGATGAGCTCCTACGAGGACTCGGTGGGGCTTCACGAGGCTCCTTTCACCCAGCGCTTCGAGCGGCTCGGCTTCACCTCCGACGTCTACGTCAACACCGAGGACCTGGAGGGGTACACCTTCTCCCCGGTGCTCTTCGCCCCCAAGCGACTCATTGAGGAGAAGCGCTGCCCGATCTTCAAGCGCCGTTCCTTCTTCCACGACTACCAGGACCTGGTTCGCCAGTCCGTCGGCAACACCTCCCTCGAGCTCTACGAGTACCTGCGAGACCACACCGACTTCGACACGAACCTCATCTGGGACAACGCCCTGCGCTCGATGAACATGGCGGACCTGGTCAAGAATCTCCATCTCACCTACGTTCTGCCCACGCAGGCGGTGGTCCACGAACCCAAGCCGCAGAAAATCGCCCTCATCGCGCACCTGTACTACATGGACCTCCTCGAGCCCACGTTGGCCTACGTCAAGTCCATGCCGGAGGGGACGGACCTCATCCTCACCGTCGGCTCCCAGGAGAAGGCGGAGCTGGTGGAGGAGGCCTGCAAGGATCTTCCGTACAACGTGACCGTGCGCCTCATCGAGAACCGGGGGCGGGACGTCAGCGCGCTCCTGGTGGGCTGCAAGGACATCATTCACGACTACGACCTGGTCTGCTTCACCCACGACAAGAAGGTCACCCAGGTCAAGCCCTACTCGGTGGGGGACGGGTTCGCGATCAAGTGCTTTGAGAACCTGCTGGCCACGCGCGACTTCGTCAAGAATGTCATCGCTACCTTCGACGCCGAGCCGCGTCTGGGGCTCCTCGCTCCCACCCCGCCCAACCACGGAGACTACTTCCCGGTCTTCTCCATGGGGTGGGGGCCGAACTTCGAGCGCACCAAGACCCTCCTGGAGAAGGAGCTGAACCTGAGTGTCCCGATCGATGAGAGCAGAGCTCCCATCGCCCCGCTGGGCACCATGTTCTGGTTCCGTCCTGCCGCTCTGAAACCGCTGTTCGACCACGACTGGCAGTGGGAGGACTTCCCGCCTGAGCCGAATAATATTGACGGAACCATTCTCCACGCCATCGAGCGCGCCTACGGTTACGTCGCTCAGGCATCCGGCTACTTCTGCGGCTGGCTCTTCTCGGACTCCTTCGCCCGTATCGAGATCACCAGCCTGTCGCACTATGTTCAGGACTTCACTCATGCCGTCGCTGAGAACGGCATTCTCGGCTACGAGGATGACATGGTGAACAACCTCCGCAAGCGGGGCGCTGAACGCAAACGGATCAAGAAGCAGGTCGCGCGCTGGGTCCCGGCCCCCCTGCACAGGCCGCTTGTGAGGGCGTACCGGCGGGCCCGGAGGATCGGGAGGTGA
- a CDS encoding acyltransferase family protein: MTVADTAISSRRTARRPRVFYLDLIRALAAVLIVLTHFNYHLREHGGGYVLTFQPFGVYVGALGVSLFLIISGAALTLTYRRPINLKRFYWKRFVNIYPMFWTAWVLGTLYYFLIFNGRPPNAAPAKSFIFTLLGVDGLAAAFGWPTMYLLGEWFLGFILLYYLVFPALLWAIDRFPVVTGVVLLAAYAATVFIMQHYFGGYRSAMILTTRLPELAFGSYFVRYVRRVHGATVIPAAAVLAVCAMLPEEIPEDVGTTIVGISAFLILVVVGRYVAIQPVRALVSLIARYSYPIFLVHHVVILLVLQKVDVYGFYPLQRYMLLAAEFVLIFALSVGLEKVSGIVVDFVTTAFKGMSWRPEVSEAER; the protein is encoded by the coding sequence GTGACAGTGGCGGATACGGCGATATCGAGCCGGCGGACGGCCAGGAGACCCAGGGTTTTCTACCTGGACCTCATCCGGGCGCTGGCCGCTGTACTCATCGTCCTCACCCACTTCAACTATCACCTGCGCGAGCACGGAGGCGGCTACGTCCTAACCTTCCAGCCCTTCGGTGTCTATGTGGGCGCCCTGGGCGTCTCCCTGTTCCTCATCATCTCTGGTGCCGCCCTGACCCTGACCTACCGGCGGCCCATCAACCTCAAACGCTTCTACTGGAAGCGGTTCGTCAACATCTACCCGATGTTCTGGACCGCCTGGGTGCTGGGGACTCTCTACTACTTCCTCATCTTCAACGGGCGGCCTCCCAACGCCGCTCCGGCGAAGTCCTTCATCTTCACGCTTCTGGGAGTCGACGGCCTCGCCGCAGCCTTCGGCTGGCCCACGATGTATCTGCTGGGGGAGTGGTTCCTCGGCTTCATCCTCCTGTACTACCTCGTCTTCCCGGCGCTGCTGTGGGCCATCGACCGCTTCCCGGTCGTCACCGGCGTCGTGCTGCTGGCGGCCTATGCCGCCACGGTGTTCATCATGCAGCACTACTTCGGGGGCTACCGCTCGGCCATGATTCTCACTACCAGGCTCCCCGAGCTGGCCTTCGGCAGCTATTTCGTCCGCTATGTCCGCCGGGTCCACGGGGCCACCGTCATCCCGGCAGCTGCGGTCCTGGCTGTCTGTGCGATGCTCCCCGAGGAGATTCCCGAGGACGTGGGCACCACCATCGTGGGCATCTCGGCCTTCCTCATCCTCGTGGTCGTCGGTCGCTATGTGGCGATCCAGCCGGTTCGCGCCCTCGTCAGCCTCATCGCCCGGTACTCCTACCCGATCTTCCTCGTCCACCACGTGGTGATCCTGCTGGTCCTGCAGAAGGTTGACGTCTACGGCTTCTACCCCCTTCAGCGCTACATGCTGCTGGCAGCCGAGTTCGTCCTCATTTTCGCCCTGTCAGTGGGGCTGGAGAAGGTCTCCGGCATCGTCGTCGACTTCGTCACCACCGCCTTCAAGGGCATGAGCTGGCGCCCCGAGGTGTCCGAGGCTGAGCGCTGA
- a CDS encoding NAD-dependent epimerase/dehydratase family protein, with protein MTRTCLVTGGAGFIGCAISRDLADAFDRVVALDNMHPQIHPSQARPAELDERVELRRLDVSLAEDWDALLAEVAPDVIVHLAAETGTGQSLTEASRHANVNVVGTTQMLDALVRHESRPNKIVLASSRAVYGEGKWIDAEGRPSYPGQRTHAMLEAGQWDFAGLTPSVQSSTEVKASPANVYAATKFCQENLVTSWCGSFGVTPVLYRLQNVYGPGQSLINPYTGIVSLFARLAKQGKSIPVYEDGQIVRDFVFIDDVASAIVAGVLHSPAAALPYDIGLGERTTIMQVAQAIAEHYGAPAPHVTGQFRDGDVRAAWADTARARQALDWEPRVGVTEGINRLCDWIDAQEGAVAPTPTRTATEV; from the coding sequence GTGACCCGTACCTGCCTTGTCACAGGTGGTGCCGGATTCATCGGCTGCGCGATCTCGCGTGACCTGGCCGACGCCTTCGACCGCGTCGTGGCCCTGGACAACATGCACCCGCAGATCCACCCCTCCCAGGCTCGCCCTGCCGAGCTCGACGAGCGTGTGGAGCTGCGCCGCCTGGACGTGTCGCTCGCCGAGGACTGGGACGCGCTCCTGGCCGAGGTCGCACCGGACGTCATCGTCCACCTGGCCGCGGAGACCGGGACCGGTCAGTCCCTCACCGAGGCCTCCCGGCACGCGAATGTCAACGTCGTCGGCACCACCCAGATGCTCGACGCCCTCGTGCGCCACGAGAGCCGTCCCAACAAGATCGTCCTGGCCTCTTCCCGGGCCGTCTACGGTGAAGGGAAATGGATCGATGCCGAAGGGCGCCCCTCCTACCCCGGGCAGCGCACCCACGCGATGCTCGAGGCCGGCCAGTGGGACTTCGCCGGCCTGACCCCCTCGGTGCAGTCCTCAACCGAGGTCAAGGCATCCCCGGCCAATGTCTACGCCGCCACCAAGTTCTGCCAAGAGAACCTCGTGACCTCCTGGTGCGGCTCCTTCGGCGTCACCCCGGTGCTCTATCGGCTTCAGAACGTCTATGGCCCCGGCCAGTCCCTCATCAACCCCTACACCGGCATCGTCTCCCTCTTCGCCCGCCTGGCCAAGCAGGGAAAGTCCATCCCGGTCTACGAGGACGGCCAGATCGTGCGGGACTTCGTCTTCATTGACGACGTCGCCTCCGCCATCGTGGCCGGCGTCCTGCACTCGCCGGCCGCCGCCCTGCCCTACGACATCGGCCTGGGGGAGCGGACCACCATCATGCAGGTCGCTCAGGCCATCGCCGAGCACTATGGAGCGCCGGCCCCGCACGTCACCGGACAGTTCCGCGACGGAGATGTGCGCGCAGCCTGGGCGGACACCGCGCGCGCCCGCCAGGCGCTGGACTGGGAGCCGCGGGTCGGTGTCACCGAGGGCATCAACCGGCTGTGCGACTGGATCGATGCCCAGGAGGGGGCGGTTGCCCCCACGCCCACCAGAACTGCGACGGAGGTGTGA
- a CDS encoding ABC transporter permease: protein MTLSRLLRSEDARQTLDLTLRLTQRSVSSEFKGTTLGRLWSFINPLATIAIFALIFGVVFRNGVPPGRNSGIDSFALWIGIGVLSWTFFSSGIMASMNALVSNSGLLTKVYFPRQVLIYSAVLSLAVDFAFELLVLIIIAMLMGGPGVLLMIPALLVVTLLAGMFAVGLGLILSIATVYFRDLGHLWQIFNQIWMYASGVVFPLSMLDGVQNRLLDAGWQVNGAPIPITTIARLNPAEIYLEAFRSCLYDFALPSLPVFLACLGWAVVMLSLGLVFFRRHSASIVEEL, encoded by the coding sequence ATGACGCTCTCTCGCCTGCTCCGCTCGGAGGACGCCCGCCAGACGCTGGACCTCACCCTGCGGCTGACTCAGCGCTCGGTCTCCTCGGAGTTCAAGGGAACCACCCTGGGACGCCTGTGGTCCTTCATCAACCCCCTGGCCACCATCGCCATCTTCGCCCTCATCTTCGGCGTCGTGTTTCGTAACGGGGTGCCGCCGGGCCGTAACTCCGGCATCGACTCCTTCGCGCTGTGGATCGGCATCGGGGTGCTCAGCTGGACCTTCTTCTCCAGCGGCATCATGGCCTCCATGAACGCCCTGGTGTCCAACTCGGGGCTTCTCACCAAGGTCTACTTCCCCCGCCAGGTCCTCATCTACTCCGCGGTGCTGTCCCTGGCCGTGGACTTCGCCTTCGAGCTGCTCGTGCTGATCATCATCGCCATGTTGATGGGCGGTCCCGGGGTCCTCCTTATGATTCCGGCGCTGCTCGTCGTCACTTTGTTGGCGGGCATGTTCGCCGTTGGGCTGGGGCTCATCCTGTCCATCGCCACCGTCTATTTCCGGGACCTGGGTCACCTGTGGCAGATCTTCAACCAGATCTGGATGTACGCCTCCGGTGTCGTCTTCCCTCTGAGCATGCTCGACGGCGTCCAGAACCGCCTGTTGGACGCCGGATGGCAGGTCAACGGCGCACCGATCCCCATCACGACGATCGCTCGGCTCAACCCGGCCGAGATCTACCTCGAGGCCTTCCGATCCTGCCTGTACGACTTCGCCCTGCCGTCGCTACCGGTCTTCCTGGCCTGCCTGGGGTGGGCGGTCGTCATGCTCTCGCTGGGCCTGGTCTTCTTCCGCCGGCACTCGGCGAGCATCGTTGAGGAGCTCTGA
- a CDS encoding ABC transporter ATP-binding protein, producing the protein MTATTGSSASSTSSAQGSSAASSALPAVRIEDVSKRFRIYHHRNQSLKGAILQRSRGVYEDFWALKDITFDIPEGKTFGLMGHNGSGKSTLLKCIAKILAPDSGSITARGRMAAMLEVGSGFHPELSGRENIFLNGAILGMSRKEIEAKFDDIVDFSGVGEFIDQPVKNYSSGMYVRLGFSVSIHVEPEILLVDEVLAVGDMEFQERCMDKFAEFREDGRTVVVVSHGLAQMRTFCDEVAWLDHGRLKEVGPAPEVIDKYSDITHGAKKVKDGIGTRFGSGEAQISRIELLDRTGRPVNSLRTGDEATIRLHYRCEETIEKPVFGCSIDTREGIFAWGLHGLDDGFQPERIEPGEGAVDVSIPAMMLRPGAYLISGSIQPWQLSSVIDAYQKATAFDIVPGPRMESGGLVALGAHYERITPPRPMVKHTKNS; encoded by the coding sequence ATGACTGCAACCACCGGATCGTCCGCATCATCAACGTCGTCGGCGCAGGGCTCCTCGGCAGCATCCTCGGCCCTGCCGGCCGTGCGCATTGAGGACGTCTCCAAGCGCTTCCGGATCTACCACCACCGCAACCAGTCCCTCAAAGGCGCCATTCTGCAGCGCAGCCGTGGCGTCTACGAGGACTTCTGGGCGCTCAAGGACATCACCTTCGACATCCCCGAGGGCAAGACCTTCGGGCTCATGGGGCACAACGGATCGGGCAAGTCCACCTTGCTCAAGTGCATCGCCAAGATTCTGGCTCCCGACTCGGGCTCCATCACCGCCCGGGGGCGCATGGCCGCCATGCTGGAGGTCGGCTCGGGCTTCCACCCCGAGCTCTCCGGGCGGGAGAACATCTTCCTCAACGGTGCCATCCTGGGGATGAGCCGCAAGGAGATCGAAGCCAAGTTCGATGACATCGTTGACTTCTCCGGAGTGGGTGAGTTCATCGACCAACCGGTGAAGAACTACTCCTCGGGCATGTACGTGCGCCTGGGCTTCTCGGTGTCCATTCACGTCGAGCCGGAGATCCTCCTGGTTGACGAGGTCCTGGCCGTCGGTGACATGGAGTTCCAGGAACGGTGCATGGACAAGTTCGCCGAGTTCCGCGAGGACGGTCGCACCGTCGTCGTCGTCTCTCACGGCCTGGCGCAGATGCGCACCTTCTGCGATGAGGTCGCCTGGCTCGACCACGGCCGGCTCAAGGAGGTCGGGCCAGCCCCCGAGGTCATCGACAAGTACTCCGATATCACCCATGGCGCCAAGAAGGTCAAGGACGGCATCGGCACCCGCTTCGGCAGCGGTGAGGCCCAGATCAGCCGCATCGAGCTGCTGGACCGCACGGGCCGGCCGGTGAACTCCCTGCGTACCGGGGACGAGGCCACTATTCGCCTTCACTACCGCTGTGAGGAGACGATTGAGAAGCCCGTCTTCGGCTGCTCCATCGACACCCGGGAGGGCATCTTCGCCTGGGGACTTCACGGCCTCGACGACGGCTTCCAGCCCGAGAGGATCGAGCCGGGCGAGGGGGCCGTGGACGTCTCCATACCCGCCATGATGCTGCGGCCGGGGGCCTACCTCATCTCCGGCTCCATCCAGCCCTGGCAGCTCTCCAGCGTCATCGACGCCTACCAGAAGGCCACCGCCTTCGACATCGTCCCCGGACCGCGCATGGAATCCGGGGGCCTGGTGGCCCTGGGGGCCCACTACGAGCGGATCACCCCGCCGCGCCCCATGGTCAAGCACACCAAGAACAGCTGA